DNA from Synechococcales cyanobacterium CNB:
TGAGCCGCCCGAGGGATTCGAGCAGGTCGCCACGCTCTCACTCCGTGGGCTGGACGGTTCCGACCTCGGCTCATTCGCCGTCGGTGTTGCCCCGCTCGATGCGGCGAGTCCGCAGCCCGACGCGGCAGCCGTCGTGCGCGACGCCGTGGCGACGCGCTTCTACCGTGCTGCCCGATCGCACGACGCGATCGCCTGGCTGGCCCGGCGCGTGCCTTGGTGAGCCTCGCCCCCTACGCGCGCGATGACTGGCGCTCGACGGGCGTCGCGTGCAGAGCGATGTCTCGCCGGTAGACCATGCCTTCGAAGCGGATTCGCTCGCACGCGGCGTAGGCCCGTTCGCGAGCTTCCGCAATCGTCTCGCCGAGCGCGGTCACGCCGAGCACGCGCCCTCCCGCCGTGACGATGCGTCCCCGCTCGTCCGCCTTCGTGCCAGCATGGTAGACGGTGACGCCCTCGACCTCTTCGGCTTCGTCCAAGCCCTTGATCGGCACGCCCGTCCGCGGCGCGTCCGGGTAGCCCTGGCTCGCCAGGACGACGCACACCGCCGGGCGAGGATCCCAATCCAGGTCAACCTCGTCAAGCCGCCGGTCGCACGCGGCGATCAGCGTCCGCAGCAGGTTCCCCCGGAAACGCGACATCAGCGGCTGGCACTCCGGGTCGCCGAAGCGTGTGTTGAACTCCAGCACTTTCGGCCCGCCCGGCGTGAGCATCAGCCCCGCATAGAGCACGCCGCGGAAGTCGATGCCTTCGCGCCGCAGAGCATCGACCGTCGGCACGAGGATCTGCCGTTCGACACGGGCCATGAGTTCGTCGTCGATGCCCTCGGCCGGGCAGAACGCGCCCATGCCGCCGGTGTTCGGGCCTTCGTCGCCGTCGCGGAGCCGCTTGTGGTCCTGGCAGGGCGGCAGGATGTGGATGCTTCGCCCATCCACGAGCGCGAGCACCGAGACCTCGCGCCCCTTCAGCCGCTCCTCAATGACGACGGTGCGGCCGGCGTCACCGAAGACGCGCTGCCGCATGATCCGGTCGATCGCTACCCGGGCTTCGTCCAGCGACTCCGGCACGACGACGCCCTTGCCCTTCGCCAGCCCAGCGGCCTTGATGACCTGCGGCTCGTCGCGCGATTCCAGGAACGCGATGGCTGCTTCGGGGTCGCTGAACGCACGACCCTCGGCGGTCGGAATCGCCGCGCCGCGCATCAACTGCTTCGCCCACGCCTTGTCGGCTTCGAGGCGAGCACCGTCCGCCCCGGGTCCGAACACGCGACGGTGGGGGGCACTCAGGGCGTCCGCCCATCCCTCCGCGAGCGGATCCTCGGGTCCGATGACGACGAGACCGATCCGCTTATGGTCGCAGAACTGGACGAGGCGATAGATCTCGCGCTTGCTGGCCGGGAAATCGATCGCTCGCCCGAGCGTCGCCAGCCCCGCGTTGCCCGGGGTGGCGAGCCAGAGATCGCCCATGCCGGACGAGCGTGCGAGCGCGACCGCCAGCGCGTGCTCGCGTCCGCCGCCGCCGACGAGCAGGACGTTGGTGCGTGAGCCTGTTGCCTGTGGTTCAGGGCTTGGCGACATCGGGCGATGATACGGCCCCATGCACAGGCCGCACGGCATCACGCGGCGTTCGCTTCCGAGCGGCTGCATTCAAACAGGCCTCCCCCGGCGTCGACCGCGTGCGTCCAGCCCTCCGTTGGTTCCCGTGGTTTCCGCCGCGGGTTGACCCACGCGGAGATCAGCCATACGGTTGCCCAGATTGCGGGGTAGAGCAGCCTGGTAGCTCGTCGGGCTCATAACCCGGAGGTCGCAGGTTCAAATCCTGCCCCCGCTATTCCGGCCGCCGCAACTTTTTCGGTTGCGGCGGTTTCTTTTTGGACCACGCGGCCGTCCGGCAGGACGGTCATCGGCCCGACGACCTCGGCAATGAACCGGTTGACCTGGGCCGGGGTCATCAGCCCGGCGAAGTTGGCCTTCGCCTCCAGGAAGGCCTGCCGACAATCGGCCATCAGGTCGTCCATGTCCGCCACCGACTGGACCGCGACCGCCTCCAGTGCCTGCCGGAGTTCCTCCCGCTTCGCGTCGTGCTCGGCGAGCTGGCGGGCCACCGCCTTCTTGGCGCCGGCCTCGATGTCCGGGTCGGCGAGCAGGCGGGTGAGGTTCCCGATGAACTTGTCCGCCTCCGCGATCTCCCCCCTGAGCCGCGTCGTCTCGCTGCGGTTCGCCTCCAGCGCCTCGCTCGCCATCGCCGCGACTTCGTCGAGCACGCCGTCCATATCGTCGAAGACGGCGCTCATCGCATCCTGCACGCACTCCAGCAGCTTGTCCTCGCGCAGCGATGCCTTGTTGCCGCAGGCCTCCGGCCCGTGCGACTGCCGATGGCCGCAGGCGTAGTAGCGGTACGCGCCCTTGGAGTTCGCACTCTTGCGCGCGTAGAAGACGTTGCCGCAGCCGGCACAGAACAGGTGGCGCGTGAATGGGCGGACTTCTTTTGCCTCACGCGGACGGTTGACCCGGTTGGCCGCAAGCTGTGCCTGGGCGCGCTCAAAGGTCGCGTCATCGATGATGCGCAGTGACTCGTCGCGGTTGACGACGTGGCGATCCTCGTCGCTCCAGCGCGGAACGCGCCGCCCCGTGCTGCGGTCGAGCTTGAAGCAGCGGCGCAGGTAGCGCACCTCGCCGACGAGCATGGCGTTGGTCAGGATGCTCCGGATCGTCCCGAATCCCCACGGCCCGCCGAGCCGCGTCGGCACACCGCGCGCCCGCACGCGGCGGGCCACTTCCTTCAGACCGATGGACTCGGCGAGGTACGTCTCGAAGATGAAGTGCACCGTCTCGGCTTCCTCTTCGTGGACGGCCAGCCGCTTCTTCCCGTCCTCGCCTTGCACGATGCGGTAGCCGTAGGGCGGCGGTCCGCCCGTCCAGCATCCCTCGCGGTGGCGCTGCACGAGTCCGGCCCGCGTCCGCTCGGCCAGCACGCGGCTGTAGTCGGCGGCGACGACGAGCTGCACCCCGCGGGCCAGGGCGTTCGTCCCTTCGGTGACGCTCACCACTTCGATGCCGTGCTGTTCGAGATCCTCGACGAGCACGTGCGTCTCGGCGGCGCGGCCGAGCCGATCGTACTTGTAGACGTAGAGCCTGCCGATACGGCCGGCCTCGGCTTCCTCCATCAGCCGCAGAAGTTCGGTGCGCCCGCCCGTGGTGCGGCCGGTCTTCGCCTGGTCGATGAAGTGGCGCAGTTCCTTGCCGGCGGCGCGCTCACACGCTTCCACCTGCACGGCCACGCTGGTCGAGTCGTCCTGCGCGTGGCTGGAGTAGCGGGCGTAGAGCGCGTCGTACTTACGCCCCGTGTGACCGTTTTGTCCGTTCGCTGTCGTGACCATCGGCGCTCCCGTGCGGCCCAGCCGCCTTGTCGATACCGCTTCTCCTCTCGTGGTAGAGCGCGACGGCCCGTGCCGCGACGACGCGGACCACCCACCCGCGAAGGGCGGCGTGATCGCGTATCACTATACCGCCCGCGTCAAGCGCGGTTGCGCCTTCTGGGGCGGTTTCGCGCCCGTTCGCGGAGGTCCAGGATGGAGCACGTCGCGGCACGCACGGTCTCCGTTGAATGCACCTCAGGCGCGCTGCGCCATGCGGTCGCGCAGCCGCTGGTAGGCGGCGGTCACTTCCTTGAAGCGCTGCACGGCGAGTTCGACCAGGTGCGGCTCGACGTTCTTCCCGCTCAAGCCGTCGGGGTGGTACTTGCGGCAGGCGTCGCGGTAGGCGCGCTTGACCTCGTCACACGACGCGCCGCGCTTGAGGCCGAGCAGTGCCAGGTCGGCGTCGAGTGAATCCGCCGGAGCCGACGCGCCCTGCGCCGCTTCCTCTTTGTCATCGCCCGGA
Protein-coding regions in this window:
- the purD gene encoding phosphoribosylamine--glycine ligase produces the protein MSPSPEPQATGSRTNVLLVGGGGREHALAVALARSSGMGDLWLATPGNAGLATLGRAIDFPASKREIYRLVQFCDHKRIGLVVIGPEDPLAEGWADALSAPHRRVFGPGADGARLEADKAWAKQLMRGAAIPTAEGRAFSDPEAAIAFLESRDEPQVIKAAGLAKGKGVVVPESLDEARVAIDRIMRQRVFGDAGRTVVIEERLKGREVSVLALVDGRSIHILPPCQDHKRLRDGDEGPNTGGMGAFCPAEGIDDELMARVERQILVPTVDALRREGIDFRGVLYAGLMLTPGGPKVLEFNTRFGDPECQPLMSRFRGNLLRTLIAACDRRLDEVDLDWDPRPAVCVVLASQGYPDAPRTGVPIKGLDEAEEVEGVTVYHAGTKADERGRIVTAGGRVLGVTALGETIAEARERAYAACERIRFEGMVYRRDIALHATPVERQSSRA